The Ktedonobacteraceae bacterium genome has a window encoding:
- a CDS encoding M50 family metallopeptidase has protein sequence MNNWFLLAAIPVFGICVLVHEFGHFITAKWAGIRVEEFGLGFPPRIVGFRKRDAGGWEVIWFSGRRNEEDDYSYDSQKQTPFSGTSGGVSIPGAQASHHTIYSLNFLPIGGFVRMPGENGDINDAEGRYDPQSFAAKPAGKRIIVLVAGVTMNVILAMILFTIAYTLGEPTYPAIIGQVVPGSPAAVAGLRSGDTIVSANNHPVQLFTDLQAVVGNAIAADNGKHATVPITLQLRHAGSSQIVTTTVNAREHPPQGQGAMGVTEKIVFVSSPFWEAPFKGVQHTFSVTGDFINSIAQMISGAVKPQVAGPVGIVEITGQVASSVPDLGWWPILSLTAILSLNLAIVNILPFPALDGGRVVLVLIELLRGGKRLKPEREGLINFVGMAILLTLMVVITVSDVIHWGSY, from the coding sequence ATGAATAACTGGTTCTTACTGGCAGCCATTCCCGTGTTTGGCATATGTGTGCTTGTGCATGAATTTGGTCATTTCATTACGGCGAAATGGGCCGGTATTCGGGTAGAGGAATTTGGCCTGGGCTTTCCGCCGCGCATTGTCGGTTTTCGCAAGCGTGACGCGGGCGGCTGGGAGGTCATCTGGTTCAGTGGCAGGCGTAACGAAGAAGATGACTATAGTTATGATAGCCAGAAGCAGACACCTTTCAGCGGTACAAGTGGAGGTGTCAGTATCCCAGGGGCGCAGGCTTCCCATCACACCATCTATTCGCTCAACTTCCTGCCCATCGGCGGCTTTGTGCGCATGCCGGGCGAGAATGGAGATATAAACGACGCCGAGGGGCGTTACGATCCACAGAGTTTTGCCGCTAAACCTGCCGGCAAGCGCATCATCGTGCTGGTCGCCGGTGTCACTATGAACGTTATTCTGGCAATGATCCTCTTCACCATCGCCTATACCCTTGGCGAGCCAACTTATCCTGCTATCATCGGCCAGGTCGTTCCTGGCTCTCCGGCAGCTGTGGCCGGGCTTCGTTCTGGCGATACAATCGTTTCAGCGAACAATCATCCCGTCCAGCTCTTCACGGATCTGCAGGCAGTTGTCGGAAATGCGATTGCCGCGGACAACGGTAAGCACGCTACTGTGCCGATTACCCTGCAACTGCGCCATGCCGGTAGTTCGCAAATTGTCACGACGACCGTCAATGCTCGTGAGCATCCACCACAGGGTCAGGGAGCAATGGGGGTTACGGAGAAGATTGTCTTCGTGAGTTCTCCATTCTGGGAGGCGCCGTTCAAGGGCGTCCAGCATACGTTTAGTGTGACCGGCGATTTTATCAATTCGATTGCGCAAATGATTTCTGGGGCCGTGAAGCCCCAGGTGGCCGGTCCCGTAGGTATCGTGGAGATTACGGGACAGGTGGCCTCGAGCGTACCCGATCTCGGCTGGTGGCCAATCCTGAGCCTGACGGCTATCCTGAGCCTGAACCTGGCAATTGTCAATATTCTCCCGTTCCCCGCTCTGGATGGCGGCCGCGTCGTATTAGTATTAATAGAGTTGCTGCGTGGGGGTAAGCGTCTGAAACCTGAGCGAGAAGGCCTGATCAATTTTGTCGGCATGGCAATTTTGCTGACTTTGATGGTTGTTATTACGGTGAGCGATGTTATCCATTGGGGGTCCTATTAA
- the rpsB gene encoding 30S ribosomal protein S2, with translation MANVISMKQLLEAGVHFGHQTRRWNPKMQPFIFMDRNGIHIIDLQQTVTRLNEAYRFVEQLAANGGTILFVGTKKQAQEAVAEEAKRCGMFYVNQRWLGGMLTNFQTIQARIRYLRDLEARRDRGDFERLPKKEVQHLQDDIARLERTLGGIKDMRRLPDALFIIDTRKERTAVLEARRLEIPIIALADTNCDPDEMDYPIPANDDAIRAVRLLAAKIADAVIEGRRELEARQKDNEPAEAETTEAGEVTEPELALPAPSENRAAGSAEQSENAATAGNEGVEVQQEPELVAKEI, from the coding sequence TTGGCAAACGTAATCTCAATGAAGCAGCTGCTTGAGGCAGGCGTTCACTTTGGTCATCAGACCCGGCGCTGGAACCCCAAGATGCAGCCGTTCATCTTTATGGATCGCAACGGCATCCATATCATCGATCTCCAGCAGACGGTGACGCGCCTCAATGAGGCTTACAGGTTTGTAGAGCAGCTGGCCGCTAATGGTGGCACTATCCTGTTCGTTGGCACGAAGAAACAGGCCCAGGAAGCCGTCGCTGAAGAGGCGAAACGCTGCGGCATGTTCTATGTCAACCAGCGCTGGTTGGGTGGCATGTTGACCAATTTCCAGACCATTCAAGCGCGTATCCGCTATCTCCGTGACCTGGAAGCGAGACGAGATCGCGGCGATTTCGAGCGCCTGCCCAAAAAAGAAGTACAGCATTTACAGGATGATATCGCTCGCCTCGAACGCACGCTTGGTGGTATTAAAGATATGCGCCGCCTGCCAGACGCGCTCTTCATCATTGACACGCGCAAAGAGCGTACAGCAGTATTAGAGGCACGCCGCCTGGAGATTCCAATCATCGCCCTTGCTGATACGAACTGCGATCCCGATGAAATGGACTATCCCATCCCTGCCAATGACGATGCCATACGTGCCGTTCGCCTGCTAGCCGCGAAAATCGCTGATGCCGTGATCGAGGGACGCCGCGAACTGGAAGCTCGCCAGAAAGATAATGAGCCTGCGGAGGCTGAAACTACTGAAGCCGGTGAGGTTACCGAACCTGAACTGGCCCTTCCGGCGCCTTCAGAGAATCGCGCTGCTGGATCGGCTGAACAGTCTGAAAATGCCGCCACTGCCGGCAATGAAGGCGTGGAGGTTCAGCAGGAGCCTGAACTCGTAGCAAAAGAAATATAG
- a CDS encoding 1-deoxy-D-xylulose-5-phosphate reductoisomerase, giving the protein MTDFPRRIALLGSTGSIGRQTLDVVRCYPEHFQVVALAARSNVSLLAQQVREFQPSLVACFAGTPEIEQEARKALPGVILGEQGLLAAATLEDAAILVAATSGLVGLRPTLAAINAGKIIALANKETLVMAGHLVMGEAKRAGVPIFPVDSEHSAIWQCLRGEDTRQVNRLVLTASGGPFRQASLEQLRAVTVEQALAHPTWQMGPKITVDCATLMNKGLEVIEAHWLYDIPYERIEVVVHPKSIIHSMVEFVDGSWKMQASLPSMHLPIQHALSYPVRLNTEGTGLVRELRWPDVARLEFESLDIERFPCFRLAMEAAKRGGTYPSVLVGADEEAVALFLAGKIGFLHIAELVEAVLARHESIENPDVPAILEASSWARKTAHEIYKKSYTFKST; this is encoded by the coding sequence ATGACCGATTTTCCCAGGCGTATTGCCTTATTGGGCAGCACCGGATCGATTGGGCGGCAGACGTTGGACGTGGTGCGGTGTTACCCGGAGCATTTTCAAGTTGTAGCTTTGGCGGCACGTAGCAATGTTTCGCTCCTCGCGCAGCAGGTGCGGGAGTTTCAACCTTCCCTGGTCGCGTGTTTCGCCGGTACACCGGAGATAGAACAGGAAGCGCGCAAAGCCTTACCAGGAGTCATACTCGGCGAGCAGGGACTGCTCGCGGCAGCTACCCTGGAAGATGCAGCTATTCTTGTCGCCGCTACCTCAGGCCTCGTAGGACTCAGGCCCACTCTGGCGGCTATTAATGCTGGAAAAATTATTGCGCTGGCGAACAAAGAGACGCTCGTCATGGCGGGCCATCTTGTGATGGGGGAGGCGAAGCGAGCCGGGGTGCCTATCTTCCCGGTCGATAGCGAACACAGCGCAATCTGGCAATGCCTGCGAGGTGAGGATACGCGTCAGGTGAATCGCCTGGTGTTAACGGCTTCTGGTGGTCCATTCCGCCAGGCCAGCCTGGAACAATTGCGCGCGGTTACCGTCGAGCAGGCGCTTGCTCATCCGACCTGGCAGATGGGGCCGAAGATCACCGTCGATTGCGCCACACTTATGAATAAGGGCCTGGAAGTAATCGAAGCGCACTGGCTTTACGATATACCTTATGAGCGTATCGAAGTCGTCGTGCATCCCAAAAGCATCATCCACTCAATGGTCGAGTTTGTCGATGGTTCCTGGAAAATGCAGGCCAGCCTGCCGAGCATGCACCTGCCCATCCAGCACGCGCTCAGCTATCCTGTGCGCCTGAACACGGAAGGAACCGGGCTGGTGCGCGAACTGCGCTGGCCGGATGTAGCGCGCCTCGAATTTGAATCGTTAGATATAGAGCGTTTCCCCTGTTTCCGCCTGGCGATGGAGGCGGCGAAACGCGGCGGCACCTATCCCAGTGTGCTGGTAGGGGCCGACGAGGAAGCGGTAGCCCTCTTTCTTGCGGGAAAGATTGGATTTCTGCATATCGCGGAACTGGTAGAAGCTGTGCTGGCCCGTCACGAATCTATCGAAAACCCCGACGTGCCTGCGATTCTGGAGGCCAGTTCCTGGGCGCGCAAAACGGCGCACGAAATATATAAGAAAAGCTATACGTTTAAATCTACGTGA
- the frr gene encoding ribosome recycling factor: MVDDIFGDAERRMQKAVEALRQDLAAIRTGRASSALVERITVDYYGAPTPINQVATISVPEARLLVIQPWDRKLLVDIEKAIQRSDLGINPNNDGQVIRLAIPPLNEERRREMVKTLHKKLDEHKVAIRNVRRDAQDKLRDREKKKEISEDELKRSTERLQKLTDRYIDEMDKVGKAKELEILEV, encoded by the coding sequence ATGGTAGACGATATTTTCGGAGATGCAGAACGACGTATGCAAAAGGCTGTTGAAGCTTTACGACAGGACCTGGCTGCCATCCGTACAGGGCGTGCCAGCTCTGCGCTCGTAGAACGTATCACGGTCGATTACTATGGAGCACCGACACCCATCAACCAGGTTGCCACAATTTCTGTGCCGGAGGCGCGTTTGTTGGTAATTCAGCCCTGGGACCGCAAGCTGCTGGTCGATATTGAGAAGGCTATCCAGCGGTCCGACCTGGGAATTAATCCCAACAACGATGGCCAGGTTATTCGCCTCGCTATCCCCCCGCTCAACGAGGAGCGCCGCCGTGAGATGGTAAAGACTCTCCACAAGAAATTGGATGAGCATAAGGTTGCCATACGCAACGTTCGCCGTGATGCGCAGGACAAGTTGCGCGATCGTGAGAAGAAAAAAGAAATTTCCGAAGATGAGCTGAAACGTAGCACGGAACGTCTACAGAAGCTCACCGACCGCTATATCGATGAGATGGACAAGGTCGGAAAAGCTAAGGAACTGGAGATTCTGGAGGTCTAG
- a CDS encoding phosphatidate cytidylyltransferase: MRSATKRNLEPEAPEPAQPKRQKSGVVQRVITSFIAIPIVLVFVWFGGWWAFAAAGLVVVLGINELHTMMVHEGYHPLIVVSLVLSMLFMIAAMFPHLSLLFLEIGLVLALLVSFPLLFFRKKLDGAMVDWSLTIAIAVYLGWPLSLFPVLRGYQVGFSPGLWWVLVVLLGTWSFDSGAFFTGRLIGRHKLAPKISPAKTWEGAIGGLVCSIAFSLALTVIPLKVPWYLAIVLGILIGVAATLGDLAESLIKRTTHVKDSGHFMPGHGGILDRADSILFVVVVVFVFTQVITYL, from the coding sequence GTGCGATCAGCAACGAAGCGAAATTTAGAGCCGGAAGCGCCGGAGCCTGCCCAACCCAAAAGGCAGAAAAGCGGCGTCGTCCAACGCGTTATTACTTCTTTTATCGCCATACCAATTGTGCTGGTTTTCGTCTGGTTTGGGGGCTGGTGGGCTTTTGCTGCGGCTGGGCTGGTGGTTGTGCTGGGAATCAATGAGCTACATACGATGATGGTTCACGAGGGGTACCATCCGTTGATAGTAGTCAGTCTCGTCCTGAGTATGCTCTTTATGATCGCTGCCATGTTTCCTCATCTAAGCCTGCTATTCCTTGAAATTGGGCTGGTTTTAGCATTGCTGGTTTCCTTTCCCCTGCTGTTCTTTCGCAAAAAGCTCGATGGTGCGATGGTCGATTGGTCGCTGACTATAGCAATCGCCGTCTATTTAGGCTGGCCCCTCAGTCTATTCCCCGTACTACGCGGGTACCAGGTCGGGTTCAGCCCTGGCCTGTGGTGGGTACTGGTCGTCTTGCTCGGTACCTGGAGCTTCGATAGCGGCGCGTTCTTTACCGGTCGCCTCATTGGACGCCATAAATTGGCGCCGAAGATTAGCCCGGCGAAAACCTGGGAGGGCGCGATAGGCGGCCTCGTTTGTTCAATTGCTTTCTCCCTTGCCCTCACCGTCATTCCCCTGAAGGTACCATGGTACCTGGCAATTGTGCTGGGCATTCTGATCGGTGTGGCCGCGACGCTGGGTGACCTGGCCGAATCGCTGATCAAACGGACGACGCATGTCAAGGATAGTGGGCATTTTATGCCCGGTCACGGTGGCATCCTTGACCGTGCGGATAGCATCCTCTTCGTTGTCGTTGTCGTGTTCGTCTTTACGCAAGTTATTACGTATTTATAG
- the uppS gene encoding polyprenyl diphosphate synthase has protein sequence MQTQSKAEELAASEQKPFTLRHLAIIMDGNGRWAAKRHLPRLAGHKAGVAALRRVVECAVDENIEMLSVYAFSTENWGRPRTEVDGLMRLFWETIRSDVEKLHRNGVRLRHLGRLQDLSPDIQRAVRDMVELTRNNTRLSLNVCFNYGGRAELVDAIRQIIADGRDPDTITEELISSYLYTRDLPDPDMVIRTAGEMRVSNFLLWQSAYSEYYATPTLWPDFGREDLRAALESYRQRQRRFGRLSTS, from the coding sequence GTGCAGACGCAATCCAAAGCTGAGGAGCTAGCAGCTTCCGAGCAAAAGCCTTTCACCCTGCGTCACCTTGCCATCATTATGGATGGCAATGGGCGTTGGGCAGCGAAACGCCATTTACCGCGCCTCGCCGGGCATAAGGCCGGTGTAGCCGCGCTGCGCCGCGTCGTAGAATGCGCCGTCGACGAAAACATCGAAATGCTCAGCGTCTATGCCTTTTCAACCGAAAATTGGGGGCGCCCGCGAACAGAAGTAGATGGGTTGATGCGCCTGTTCTGGGAAACGATCCGCTCGGATGTAGAGAAGTTGCATCGCAATGGAGTGCGCCTGCGCCATCTTGGTCGTCTACAAGATCTCTCGCCCGATATCCAGCGCGCCGTGCGCGATATGGTCGAATTGACACGCAATAATACACGGCTTAGTCTCAACGTTTGCTTTAATTATGGCGGGCGCGCCGAACTGGTTGATGCTATTCGCCAGATTATCGCCGATGGCCGTGACCCGGATACTATCACCGAAGAATTGATCAGTTCCTATCTCTATACGCGCGATTTGCCAGACCCGGATATGGTCATTCGTACCGCCGGAGAAATGCGGGTCAGTAACTTCCTGCTCTGGCAATCCGCGTACAGTGAATATTATGCGACTCCTACCCTCTGGCCCGATTTTGGGCGCGAGGACTTGAGGGCAGCGCTCGAGAGTTACCGTCAACGGCAACGACGATTTGGCCGCCTCTCCACATCATAG
- the pyrH gene encoding UMP kinase, with product MSQESSPLKYHRILLKLSGEALSPRNGFGIDAERVRRIASEIQKVHEEGVQVAVVVGGGNIWRGADAAAAGMDRATADYAGMLATVMNSLAMQDAMEKLGMVTRVQTAIEMPPVAEPFIRRRAVRHLEKGRVVILAAGSGNPFFTTDTAAALRAVELNAQVLLKATKVDGVYDDDPMRNPDARKFEELSYMRALNMGLKVMDSTALSLCKDNDLPIVVFDLDEAGALEAIVHGGKYGTLVHDIEEPEWSASR from the coding sequence ATGTCTCAAGAGAGTTCACCTTTGAAGTATCATCGTATCCTGCTGAAGTTGAGCGGCGAAGCCCTCTCTCCGCGTAACGGCTTTGGCATCGATGCCGAGAGAGTGCGGCGCATCGCCAGCGAAATTCAGAAGGTGCATGAGGAAGGCGTGCAGGTGGCAGTCGTGGTAGGTGGCGGAAATATCTGGCGTGGAGCAGACGCGGCCGCGGCAGGTATGGACCGCGCTACTGCCGACTACGCGGGCATGCTGGCAACGGTTATGAATTCGCTGGCTATGCAGGATGCCATGGAAAAATTGGGGATGGTCACTCGCGTGCAGACGGCAATCGAAATGCCGCCCGTGGCCGAGCCGTTTATTCGCCGCCGGGCCGTCCGTCACCTGGAAAAGGGGCGTGTCGTGATCCTGGCTGCTGGCAGCGGCAACCCATTTTTCACTACCGATACCGCGGCTGCTCTCCGTGCTGTTGAACTCAATGCTCAAGTTTTGCTCAAGGCAACCAAAGTAGATGGTGTCTATGACGATGATCCCATGCGCAACCCTGATGCTCGGAAGTTCGAGGAACTGAGCTACATGCGGGCACTCAATATGGGGCTGAAAGTCATGGATAGCACCGCGCTTTCGCTGTGTAAGGATAACGACCTGCCGATAGTAGTGTTTGATCTCGATGAGGCGGGTGCGCTTGAGGCTATTGTACACGGCGGTAAGTATGGTACGCTGGTCCATGATATCGAGGAACCGGAGTGGAGTGCCAGTCGTTGA
- a CDS encoding GDSL-type esterase/lipase family protein, producing the protein MIFRYEESIFHTVGVRACPALASTCEQSIKARGRGKPAPLLLLLFLCFLASCGQMTGGQTSNSQGNTATLARPPAAPITYVAIGASDTFGIGTGDPYNENWAADLAQKLGSAYHLINLGIPGITVHDALSEELPVALDEHPRLVTIWLAVNDLANGVDVGSYSHDLATMIRRLQASSPRVTIAMANVPDLTLLPYFSAYNPSYLESRVHAYNTAIANIAQQQRVILVNLVNYDLKDFPEYISNDGLHPSTIGYVRIAELFYNALQASLELPKHP; encoded by the coding sequence ATGATCTTCCGCTATGAAGAGAGTATTTTCCATACAGTAGGGGTGCGGGCTTGCCCCGCCCTCGCGTCCACTTGCGAACAATCCATCAAGGCACGAGGGCGGGGCAAGCCCGCACCCCTACTGCTATTGTTATTCCTGTGCTTTTTAGCGAGCTGCGGACAGATGACCGGTGGGCAAACGAGCAACAGCCAGGGCAATACGGCTACACTGGCGCGGCCACCGGCGGCACCTATCACTTACGTTGCGATTGGAGCTTCCGACACATTCGGCATCGGAACCGGCGATCCTTATAACGAGAATTGGGCTGCCGACCTGGCTCAGAAACTTGGCAGCGCCTATCATCTGATTAATCTTGGCATACCCGGTATTACTGTACACGATGCATTGAGCGAAGAACTTCCTGTTGCGCTCGATGAGCATCCTCGCCTGGTCACGATCTGGTTGGCAGTCAATGATCTCGCAAACGGAGTCGATGTCGGCAGCTACTCACACGACCTGGCGACAATGATACGCCGGCTGCAGGCCAGTTCGCCACGTGTAACCATCGCTATGGCGAACGTACCTGATCTCACGCTGCTCCCTTATTTCAGTGCCTACAATCCTTCATACCTGGAGAGTAGGGTTCACGCTTATAATACTGCCATCGCCAACATCGCGCAGCAGCAACGCGTGATTCTGGTGAATCTGGTGAACTACGACCTTAAGGATTTTCCCGAATACATCAGCAATGATGGTCTTCATCCTAGCACGATTGGTTATGTTCGGATCGCGGAACTCTTCTATAACGCTTTACAGGCTTCGCTAGAATTACCAAAACATCCATGA
- the ispG gene encoding flavodoxin-dependent (E)-4-hydroxy-3-methylbut-2-enyl-diphosphate synthase yields MRRKTRQIHVGDVAIGGDAPIAVQSMTTTYTRDVESTVAQIHRLEDVGCEIVRVAVPEEEDALAISEIKKRIHIPLVADIHYKHSLALEAIRQGVDCVRINPGNLINGRKSLEQIVAACKERGIAMRIGVNSGSIDALDQRGQMQRIQVRLRDDGVLERTDPAEQRRKEREQLAERMVNKALEYIGWCEEMDFHEIKVSLKSSTPLTAVEAYRRFSQRSDYPLHLGITEAGTAVTGAVKSAVGLGLLLAEGIGDTIRVSLSAEPEEEIPVAYEILRSLELRNRGVTFVSCPSCGRVEIDVIGVANEVEKRLARVQTPIHVAVMGCVVNGPGESRDADVGLAGGKGRGVIFRKGEVIKTVPEDQFLDAVLKEVASLLPEREAKLVYPEGGIKETAGVHRTRDEGIGTTIAKS; encoded by the coding sequence ATGCGACGGAAAACCCGCCAAATACATGTTGGAGATGTGGCCATCGGAGGTGATGCGCCTATTGCTGTGCAGTCCATGACGACCACCTATACGCGCGACGTAGAAAGCACGGTCGCGCAGATTCATCGCCTGGAAGATGTCGGATGTGAGATAGTGCGCGTGGCCGTGCCGGAAGAAGAGGATGCCCTCGCAATCAGCGAGATCAAAAAGCGCATCCACATTCCCCTGGTGGCTGATATACACTACAAGCACAGCCTGGCGCTCGAGGCCATCCGGCAGGGTGTCGACTGCGTGCGCATCAATCCCGGCAATCTGATTAATGGACGCAAATCGCTGGAGCAGATCGTGGCTGCCTGTAAAGAGCGGGGGATTGCCATGCGCATCGGCGTTAATTCCGGCTCGATTGATGCTCTCGATCAGCGCGGCCAGATGCAGCGCATTCAGGTCAGGCTGCGTGATGATGGCGTACTGGAACGCACCGATCCTGCCGAGCAGCGCCGCAAAGAACGCGAGCAACTCGCGGAACGCATGGTCAATAAAGCCCTGGAATACATCGGCTGGTGTGAAGAGATGGACTTCCACGAAATCAAAGTCTCCCTGAAGTCATCCACGCCATTGACAGCAGTCGAAGCCTATCGCCGGTTTTCGCAGCGTTCGGACTATCCATTGCATCTGGGCATCACCGAGGCCGGGACAGCCGTCACGGGGGCGGTCAAATCTGCCGTCGGCCTTGGCTTGCTGCTGGCCGAGGGCATTGGCGATACCATCCGTGTCAGCCTGAGTGCCGAGCCAGAGGAGGAGATTCCCGTCGCCTATGAAATCCTGCGTTCGCTCGAATTGCGCAACCGCGGCGTCACCTTCGTTTCATGCCCTTCCTGCGGGCGCGTCGAGATTGACGTGATCGGCGTTGCTAACGAAGTCGAAAAACGGCTCGCCAGGGTGCAGACTCCCATTCACGTAGCGGTGATGGGTTGCGTCGTCAACGGCCCCGGCGAATCGCGCGATGCCGACGTGGGTCTTGCCGGTGGCAAGGGACGTGGCGTGATCTTCCGCAAGGGCGAAGTGATCAAAACGGTGCCAGAAGATCAGTTCCTGGACGCGGTGCTGAAAGAGGTAGCCAGTCTCTTGCCCGAACGCGAGGCAAAACTGGTCTATCCCGAAGGGGGCATCAAAGAGACGGCCGGTGTGCATCGCACCCGCGATGAGGGTATCGGGACAACTATAGCGAAATCTTGA
- a CDS encoding HD domain-containing protein: MELPFQLETDLERKIAADPEWQEGVVWGWTRPGHSEGQIMYHIADVLANIDRFASTPEERRKLRLITLIHDTLKYQVNQSLPTGGNRHATIARRFAERYIDDPALLDIIELHDEAFNSWRDGAARGHWDKAEARVKRLIERLGPSLPLYVRFYRADNQTSSKKPDSLLWFEQFLRSRGFDVPPWPEQGNQ, from the coding sequence ATGGAACTCCCATTTCAACTTGAGACAGACCTGGAACGAAAGATAGCCGCTGACCCCGAATGGCAGGAGGGTGTGGTGTGGGGCTGGACCCGACCGGGACATTCCGAGGGACAAATTATGTATCATATCGCCGATGTGCTGGCCAATATTGACCGCTTCGCCAGCACGCCGGAGGAACGTCGCAAGCTACGCTTGATCACCCTGATTCATGATACCCTCAAGTACCAGGTGAATCAGTCGTTGCCCACCGGCGGCAATCGACATGCTACCATTGCTCGCCGGTTCGCCGAACGCTACATAGATGACCCGGCATTGCTGGATATCATTGAACTGCACGACGAGGCATTTAATAGCTGGCGAGATGGGGCGGCTCGCGGTCATTGGGATAAGGCCGAAGCACGGGTCAAGCGCCTGATTGAGCGGCTGGGACCATCTTTACCACTCTACGTGCGCTTTTATCGCGCGGATAATCAGACATCATCCAAGAAACCGGATTCGCTGCTCTGGTTCGAGCAGTTTTTGCGAAGCCGCGGTTTTGATGTACCGCCCTGGCCTGAGCAGGGTAATCAATAG